Proteins from a single region of Streptomyces sp. HUAS 15-9:
- a CDS encoding anti-sigma factor family protein: MSGSRPKPAGPRLAEQHLGDRLSALVDGELGHESRDRVLAHLATCPKCKAEADAQRRLKNVFAEAAPPPPSESFLARLQELPGGGDDDDRGSPLGGTGLSGRTSDTGGFGMRRPDRFEFGYVPAAHTSPSAAEGGFRIHPVGRPDADRSASRGLRFAFVAAGAVSLAAVALGGVTTGIPGDTAADARGGSGNGSNVTPARTQGGGPASAPDTQRRRSAGPLLAQGTLLGGTPAVPTSMSAPLVPGVPSPATGQGQDAMHKLTAPVEAGAAAMSPLIRPLGTTPPVALTSWSSAPEVTGPGLLAAPVPDTTSAPTPSSPSHTAP, encoded by the coding sequence GTGAGTGGATCACGACCCAAACCTGCCGGGCCACGCCTCGCAGAGCAGCACCTGGGAGACCGGCTCTCCGCCCTCGTGGACGGGGAACTCGGTCATGAGTCGCGTGACCGCGTCCTGGCCCACCTCGCCACCTGCCCCAAGTGCAAGGCGGAGGCGGACGCCCAGCGCCGGCTGAAGAACGTCTTCGCGGAGGCGGCCCCGCCCCCGCCGTCCGAGAGCTTCCTGGCCCGCCTCCAGGAACTCCCCGGTGGCGGCGACGATGACGACAGAGGCTCGCCGCTGGGCGGCACCGGCCTGTCCGGACGTACCTCCGACACCGGGGGCTTCGGGATGAGACGCCCCGACCGGTTCGAGTTCGGCTATGTCCCCGCCGCCCACACCTCACCCTCCGCCGCCGAGGGCGGCTTCCGCATCCACCCCGTCGGCCGCCCCGACGCCGACCGGTCCGCCTCGCGCGGGCTGCGGTTCGCGTTCGTCGCGGCCGGGGCGGTGTCCCTGGCCGCGGTCGCGCTGGGCGGCGTGACCACGGGCATCCCGGGCGACACGGCGGCGGACGCCCGCGGCGGTTCCGGCAACGGCAGCAATGTCACCCCGGCCCGCACCCAGGGCGGAGGACCGGCGTCCGCGCCCGACACCCAGCGCCGCCGCTCGGCCGGGCCGCTGCTCGCCCAGGGCACGCTGCTCGGAGGGACTCCCGCGGTGCCGACCTCGATGTCCGCGCCTCTGGTGCCCGGGGTGCCGTCCCCCGCCACCGGGCAGGGCCAGGACGCCATGCACAAGCTGACCGCGCCCGTCGAGGCCGGCGCGGCCGCCATGTCCCCGTTGATACGTCCGCTCGGTACGACCCCGCCGGTCGCCCTGACCTCGTGGTCCTCGGCCCCCGAGGTCACCGGCCCCGGCCTGCTCGCCGCACCCGTCCCCGACACCACCTCCGCTCCCACCCCCTCCTCCCCGTCTCACACGGCCCCCTGA
- a CDS encoding DUF1003 domain-containing protein — translation MVPERESAARERTLVGATAATRPRTPRLDQPRPPRRRIMPEWDPEAFGRLSEKIARFLGTGRFIVWMTVVIILWVLWNITAPAVLRFDSYPFIFLTLMLSLQASYAAPLILLAQNRQDDRDRVNLEQDRKQNERSIADTEYLTREIAALRMGLGEVATRDWIRSELQDAVKDLEQLRRHDGHPAFPAERMDRSAERDAEDH, via the coding sequence ATGGTTCCTGAGCGCGAGTCCGCCGCCCGCGAGCGCACCCTGGTCGGCGCCACCGCCGCCACCCGGCCGCGCACGCCCCGGCTCGACCAGCCGCGGCCGCCGCGGCGCCGGATCATGCCCGAGTGGGACCCGGAGGCCTTCGGACGGCTGTCGGAGAAGATCGCGCGCTTCCTGGGCACGGGACGCTTCATCGTCTGGATGACCGTCGTCATCATCCTGTGGGTGCTGTGGAACATCACCGCACCGGCCGTCCTGCGCTTCGACAGCTACCCCTTCATCTTCCTGACCCTGATGCTGTCCCTCCAGGCCTCCTACGCGGCCCCGCTGATCCTGCTCGCGCAGAACCGGCAGGACGACCGCGACCGCGTCAACCTCGAGCAGGACCGCAAGCAGAACGAGCGGTCCATCGCGGACACCGAGTACCTCACCCGGGAGATCGCCGCGCTGCGCATGGGCCTCGGCGAGGTGGCGACCCGGGACTGGATCCGTTCCGAGCTGCAGGACGCCGTCAAGGACCTGGAGCAACTGCGGCGCCACGACGGACACCCCGCATTCCCGGCAGAACGGATGGATCGCTCGGCCGAACGTGACGCAGAAGACCACTGA
- a CDS encoding magnesium transporter MgtE N-terminal domain-containing protein, with protein MAAGAPRIFVSHLAAVPVFDPNGDLVGRVRDLVVILRVGRRPPRLLGLVVELPTRRRIFLPMTRVTSIESGQVIATGVLNVRRFERRPTERLVFGELLDRRVKLVETDEEVTVLDVSVQQLPARRDWEVDRVFVRKGKKGSAFRRAKGETLTVEWSAVTGFSLEEHGQGAESLLATFEQLRPADLANVLHHLSPKRRAEVAAALDDDRLADVLEELPEDDQIEILGKLKEERAADVLEAMDPDDAADLLAELPEADKERLLSLMQPADAADMRRLMSYEEHTAGGLMTTEPVVLRPDATVADALARVRNPDLSPALAAQVYVCRPPDETPTGKYLGTVHFQRLLRDPPYTLVSSLVDDDLQTLDPEATLPIIAGFFATYDMVAAPVVDEAGSLLGVVTVDDVLDHMLPDDWRETEFHLDGETEQAAGAGANEGAGAHGS; from the coding sequence ATGGCAGCCGGCGCCCCCCGGATCTTCGTCTCGCATCTCGCCGCTGTCCCCGTCTTCGATCCGAACGGCGACCTGGTGGGACGCGTGCGCGACCTCGTGGTCATCCTCCGGGTCGGACGACGTCCCCCGCGGCTGCTCGGGCTGGTCGTGGAACTGCCCACCCGGCGCCGCATCTTCCTGCCCATGACCCGGGTGACCAGTATCGAGTCCGGCCAGGTCATCGCCACCGGCGTGCTCAACGTCCGCCGCTTCGAGCGCCGGCCCACCGAACGGCTCGTCTTCGGGGAACTGCTCGACCGGCGCGTCAAACTCGTCGAGACCGACGAGGAGGTCACCGTCCTGGACGTCTCCGTGCAGCAGCTGCCGGCCCGCCGGGACTGGGAGGTCGACCGCGTCTTCGTCCGCAAGGGGAAGAAGGGCAGCGCGTTCCGGCGGGCCAAGGGGGAGACGCTCACCGTCGAGTGGTCCGCCGTCACCGGGTTCTCCCTGGAGGAGCACGGTCAGGGCGCCGAGAGCCTGCTCGCCACCTTCGAGCAGCTGCGCCCAGCCGACCTCGCCAACGTCCTGCACCACCTCTCCCCGAAACGGCGCGCCGAGGTCGCCGCCGCCCTCGACGACGACCGGCTCGCCGACGTCCTGGAGGAACTGCCCGAGGACGACCAGATCGAGATCCTCGGCAAGCTGAAGGAGGAGCGCGCCGCGGACGTCCTGGAGGCCATGGACCCGGACGACGCGGCCGACCTGCTCGCCGAACTCCCGGAGGCCGACAAGGAACGGCTGCTGAGCCTGATGCAGCCCGCCGACGCGGCCGACATGCGCCGCCTGATGTCGTACGAGGAACACACCGCCGGCGGCCTCATGACCACCGAGCCCGTCGTACTGCGCCCGGACGCCACCGTCGCCGACGCCCTCGCCCGTGTCCGCAACCCGGACCTGTCCCCCGCCCTCGCCGCCCAGGTCTACGTCTGCCGCCCGCCCGACGAGACGCCGACCGGCAAGTACCTGGGCACGGTCCACTTCCAGCGTCTGCTGCGCGATCCGCCGTACACCCTGGTCAGCTCGCTGGTCGACGACGACCTGCAGACACTCGACCCCGAGGCCACCCTGCCGATCATCGCCGGGTTCTTCGCCACGTACGACATGGTGGCGGCGCCCGTGGTCGACGAGGCCGGTTCGCTGCTCGGCGTGGTCACCGTGGACGACGTACTGGACCACATGCTCCCCGACGACTGGCGGGAGACGGAGTTCCACCTGGACGGGGAGACGGAACAGGCGGCGGGAGCGGGAGCGAACGAGGGGGCGGGCGCGCATGGTTCCTGA
- a CDS encoding DNA-3-methyladenine glycosylase I produces MSDGTALAGPDGTPRCPWALSTDDYVTYHDEEWGRAVHGDDALYERLSLEAFQSGLSWITILRRRPGFRAAFADFRIEKVAAFTDDDRERLLVDPGIIRNRAKIDATLANARVLAEWSPGELDSLIWSHAPDPAARPAPKTLSDVPAVTPQSTALSKALKKRGLRFIGPTTAYALMQACGLVNDHLEGCASRNTPTGG; encoded by the coding sequence GTGAGCGACGGCACCGCCCTGGCCGGCCCCGACGGCACGCCGCGCTGCCCGTGGGCGCTGTCCACCGACGACTATGTGACGTACCACGACGAGGAGTGGGGCCGCGCCGTCCACGGCGACGACGCGCTCTACGAGCGCCTCAGCCTGGAGGCCTTCCAGTCGGGCCTGTCGTGGATCACGATCCTGCGCCGCCGGCCGGGCTTCAGGGCCGCTTTCGCCGACTTCAGGATCGAAAAGGTCGCGGCCTTCACGGACGACGACCGCGAACGCCTCCTCGTGGACCCCGGCATCATCCGCAACCGCGCCAAGATCGACGCCACCCTCGCCAACGCGCGCGTGCTCGCCGAGTGGTCCCCGGGCGAGCTGGACAGCCTGATCTGGTCCCACGCCCCCGACCCGGCCGCCCGTCCGGCCCCGAAGACGCTCTCCGACGTCCCCGCGGTCACCCCGCAGTCCACGGCCCTGTCCAAGGCCCTCAAGAAGCGGGGCCTGCGCTTCATAGGCCCGACGACGGCTTACGCGCTGATGCAGGCGTGCGGACTGGTCAACGACCACCTGGAAGGCTGCGCGAGCCGGAACACCCCGACCGGCGGGTGA
- the sigE gene encoding RNA polymerase sigma factor SigE encodes MLRRFLGSAGRPKSVNDTAADPSHAAGSAAGPDRTATFSTDADAQAWTPPTWEEIVSTHSGRVYRLAYRLTGNQHDAEDLTQEVFVRVFRSLSTYTPGTFEGWLHRITTNLFLDMVRRKQRIRFDALGEDAAERLPSKEPTPQQVFNDAHFDADVQQALDTLAPEFRAAVVLCDIEGLSYEEIAATLGVKLGTVRSRIHRGRSQLRKALAHRSPQARAAERRSFVARVPALGGGGAPA; translated from the coding sequence GTGCTACGGCGCTTTCTCGGATCGGCGGGCAGGCCGAAATCCGTGAACGACACCGCTGCTGACCCCAGCCACGCCGCTGGTTCCGCCGCCGGACCGGACCGAACCGCGACGTTCTCCACCGACGCGGACGCTCAGGCATGGACTCCGCCCACGTGGGAGGAGATCGTCAGCACGCACAGCGGCCGGGTCTACCGCCTGGCCTACCGCCTCACGGGCAACCAGCACGACGCCGAGGACCTCACCCAGGAGGTCTTCGTCCGTGTCTTCCGCTCCCTGTCGACCTACACGCCGGGCACCTTCGAGGGCTGGCTGCACCGCATCACCACGAACCTGTTCCTGGACATGGTCCGGCGCAAGCAGCGCATCCGCTTCGACGCCCTGGGCGAGGACGCGGCAGAGCGTCTGCCCAGCAAGGAGCCGACCCCGCAGCAGGTGTTCAACGACGCCCACTTCGACGCGGACGTCCAGCAGGCCCTCGACACCCTCGCGCCCGAGTTCCGCGCCGCGGTCGTCCTGTGCGACATCGAAGGACTGTCGTACGAGGAGATCGCCGCGACCCTCGGCGTGAAGCTGGGCACGGTCCGCTCCCGGATCCACCGCGGCCGCTCACAGCTGCGCAAGGCCCTCGCCCACCGTTCCCCTCAGGCCCGGGCCGCCGAGCGGCGCTCGTTCGTGGCTCGCGTGCCCGCACTGGGAGGAGGGGGCGCGCCCGCGTGA
- a CDS encoding DUF3117 domain-containing protein: MAAMKPRTGDGPLEVTKEGRGIVMRVPLEGGGRLVVELTPDEAEALGDALKKVVV; encoded by the coding sequence ATGGCGGCCATGAAGCCGCGGACGGGCGATGGCCCGCTCGAGGTGACCAAGGAGGGGCGGGGCATCGTCATGCGCGTTCCGCTCGAAGGCGGCGGTCGGCTCGTCGTCGAGCTGACCCCTGACGAGGCCGAGGCGCTCGGCGACGCCCTCAAGAAGGTCGTCGTCTGA
- a CDS encoding Mrp/NBP35 family ATP-binding protein, with translation MATEDAVREALATVNDPEINRPITELGMVKSVEIGADGAVAVTVYLTVSGCPMRETITKRVTDAVSRVEGVTRVDVTLDVMSDEQRKELANALRGGQAEREVPFAKPGNLTRVYAVASGKGGVGKSSVTVNLAAAMAADGLRVGVVDADIYGHSVPRMLGADGRPTQVENMIMPPSANGVKVISIGMFTPGNAPVVWRGPMLHRALQQFLADVYWGDLDVLLLDLPPGTGDIAISVAQLIPNAEILVVTTPQQAAAEVAERAGSIAVQTHQKIVGVVENMSGLPCPHCGEMVDVFGTGGGQTVADGLTRTTGATVPVLGSIPIDVRLREGGDEGKPVVLTDPESPAGAALRSIAGKLGGRQRGLSGLSLGITPKNKF, from the coding sequence ATGGCTACGGAAGACGCGGTGCGCGAAGCACTGGCGACGGTGAACGACCCCGAGATCAACCGCCCCATCACCGAACTGGGCATGGTCAAATCCGTGGAGATCGGAGCGGACGGGGCGGTCGCGGTCACCGTGTACCTGACGGTCTCCGGCTGCCCGATGCGCGAGACGATCACGAAACGCGTGACCGACGCGGTCTCCCGGGTCGAGGGCGTCACCCGCGTCGACGTCACGCTCGACGTCATGAGCGACGAGCAGCGCAAGGAGCTGGCGAACGCCCTGCGCGGCGGCCAGGCCGAGCGCGAGGTCCCCTTCGCCAAGCCCGGCAACCTGACCCGGGTGTACGCGGTCGCCTCCGGCAAGGGCGGCGTCGGCAAGTCCTCGGTGACGGTGAACCTGGCGGCGGCGATGGCCGCGGACGGCCTGCGGGTGGGCGTGGTCGACGCCGACATCTACGGCCACAGCGTGCCGCGCATGCTGGGCGCGGACGGCCGTCCGACCCAGGTCGAGAACATGATCATGCCGCCGTCCGCGAACGGCGTGAAGGTCATCTCGATCGGCATGTTCACCCCGGGCAACGCACCGGTCGTCTGGCGCGGTCCGATGCTCCATCGCGCGCTCCAGCAGTTCCTGGCCGACGTGTACTGGGGCGACCTGGACGTGCTGCTGCTCGACCTGCCGCCCGGCACGGGCGACATCGCCATCTCGGTCGCCCAGCTGATCCCGAACGCGGAGATCCTGGTCGTGACGACCCCGCAGCAGGCCGCCGCGGAGGTCGCCGAGCGCGCGGGCTCCATCGCCGTCCAGACCCACCAGAAGATCGTCGGCGTGGTCGAGAACATGTCCGGCCTGCCCTGCCCGCACTGCGGAGAGATGGTCGACGTCTTCGGCACGGGCGGTGGCCAGACGGTGGCCGACGGCCTGACCCGCACCACCGGCGCGACCGTCCCCGTCCTCGGCAGCATCCCGATCGACGTCCGCCTGCGCGAGGGCGGCGACGAGGGCAAGCCGGTCGTCCTGACCGACCCCGAATCCCCGGCGGGCGCGGCGTTGCGGTCGATCGCAGGGAAGCTGGGCGGACGCCAGCGGGGCCTTTCGGGGCTGTCGCTGGGGATCACCCCGAAGAACAAGTTCTAG
- a CDS encoding S1C family serine protease, translating to MNEGKPTKPAKAKWWSRPRPQVPEAGDAPAAVPVPDDNEVDFEPARPAPPADGDFELEAPSRPDPEHDAGFPGQGVEERVDTPAALDAPRLDAAPGTAAPEPGAPAVPSATDRPRPLHDPDPYSTPPYGKPGPWAPAPPVQHPAATPAHGTTLPTPAPGPPHASHGSPVPAPATPVPHDAPLPPPAEQAVTPHPDPWHRYDPWSAAQASAHAPLQQNGAAVPTQQQRRKRARRALVGGALVLALVSGAAGGAVGAYLERNGGVGGIQLPQTGKVPAGRAPDSVAGIAARALPSVVTLHVTGSNEQGTGTGFVLDTRGHILTNNHVVEFAASGGEISVTFSSGDTAKARIVGRDTGYDLAVVQVTGVHGLKPLSLGNSDNVQVGDPVVAIGAPFDLANTVTSGIISAKERPITAGGESEDGSDVSYVDALQTDAPINPGNSGGPLLDSQAHVIGINSAIRSADSASGSGDGQAGSIGLGFAIPVNQARRVAEELINKGKATHPVIGITLDMGYTGDGARIGVKGAKGSPAVATGGPGDRAGLRSGDVITEVDGQPVHSGEELIVKTRAHRPGDRLRLTVERDGGHRSVALVLGSSDHS from the coding sequence ATGAACGAGGGAAAACCGACGAAGCCCGCCAAGGCGAAGTGGTGGAGTCGGCCTCGGCCGCAGGTTCCGGAGGCCGGGGACGCCCCGGCCGCGGTTCCGGTGCCGGACGACAATGAGGTTGACTTCGAGCCGGCCCGCCCCGCGCCTCCCGCCGACGGCGACTTCGAACTCGAGGCGCCCTCGCGTCCGGACCCGGAGCACGACGCGGGCTTCCCCGGGCAGGGCGTCGAGGAGCGAGTCGACACACCGGCCGCGCTCGACGCCCCCCGGCTCGACGCGGCGCCCGGCACCGCCGCGCCCGAGCCCGGCGCTCCCGCAGTACCGTCCGCCACCGACCGACCCAGGCCGCTGCACGACCCCGACCCGTACAGCACGCCGCCGTACGGCAAGCCGGGCCCCTGGGCACCCGCTCCACCGGTCCAGCATCCGGCGGCCACACCCGCGCACGGCACGACGCTGCCCACGCCCGCCCCCGGGCCGCCGCACGCCTCGCACGGCTCACCGGTCCCCGCCCCGGCGACCCCCGTGCCCCACGACGCACCGCTCCCGCCCCCCGCGGAACAGGCCGTCACCCCGCATCCCGATCCCTGGCACCGCTACGACCCCTGGTCCGCCGCCCAGGCATCCGCCCACGCCCCCCTCCAGCAGAACGGTGCCGCGGTCCCCACCCAGCAGCAGCGCCGCAAGCGGGCCAGGCGGGCCCTCGTCGGTGGGGCCCTGGTGCTCGCCCTCGTCTCCGGGGCCGCCGGCGGGGCCGTGGGGGCCTATCTGGAGCGCAACGGCGGCGTGGGGGGCATTCAGCTGCCGCAGACGGGCAAGGTGCCGGCCGGGCGGGCGCCGGACAGCGTGGCCGGCATCGCCGCCCGTGCGCTGCCGAGCGTGGTCACGCTCCATGTGACAGGCAGCAACGAGCAGGGCACCGGCACGGGCTTCGTGCTCGACACACGCGGCCACATCCTCACCAACAACCATGTCGTCGAGTTCGCCGCGTCGGGCGGCGAGATATCGGTGACCTTCAGCAGCGGGGACACCGCCAAGGCCAGGATCGTCGGCCGGGACACCGGCTACGATCTCGCCGTCGTGCAGGTGACCGGGGTGCACGGGCTCAAGCCCCTGTCGCTCGGCAACTCCGACAACGTCCAGGTCGGCGACCCGGTCGTCGCCATCGGCGCCCCCTTCGACCTCGCCAACACCGTCACCTCCGGCATCATCAGCGCCAAGGAGCGGCCCATCACGGCCGGCGGGGAGAGCGAGGACGGGAGCGACGTGTCGTACGTCGACGCCCTGCAGACCGACGCGCCCATCAACCCCGGCAACTCGGGCGGACCCCTCCTCGACTCGCAGGCCCATGTCATCGGCATCAACTCCGCCATACGGTCCGCCGACAGCGCCTCGGGCTCGGGAGACGGGCAGGCCGGCTCGATCGGCCTGGGCTTCGCCATCCCGGTCAACCAGGCCAGGCGGGTCGCCGAGGAACTGATCAACAAGGGGAAGGCGACCCACCCGGTCATCGGGATCACTCTCGACATGGGCTACACGGGCGACGGGGCCCGTATCGGCGTCAAGGGCGCCAAGGGCTCACCCGCGGTCGCCACCGGCGGGCCCGGCGACCGGGCCGGACTCCGGTCGGGCGATGTCATCACCGAGGTGGATGGCCAGCCGGTCCACTCGGGGGAGGAACTGATCGTGAAGACCCGGGCCCACCGCCCCGGCGACCGGCTGCGGCTGACCGTCGAGCGCGACGGCGGGCACAGGTCGGTCGCGCTGGTGCTCGGATCGTCCGACCACAGCTGA
- a CDS encoding sec-independent translocase encodes MFNDIGPLELVTIVVLAVLVFGPDKLPKVIQDVTRTIRKIREFSESAKHDIRSELGPEFKDFEFEDLNPKTFIRKQLDNDDLGLTEIRNGFDLKKEMAEVTDAVNSRATDSSSSPSSSSSSSGGRIDMTKKPEDPAKDERPPFDADAT; translated from the coding sequence GTGTTCAATGACATAGGACCGCTCGAGCTGGTCACGATCGTCGTGCTCGCCGTGCTCGTCTTCGGTCCGGACAAGCTCCCGAAGGTCATCCAGGACGTCACGCGTACCATCCGGAAGATCCGCGAGTTCTCGGAGAGCGCCAAGCACGACATCCGGTCCGAGCTGGGCCCGGAGTTCAAGGACTTCGAGTTCGAGGACCTCAACCCCAAGACGTTCATCCGCAAGCAGCTGGACAACGACGACCTGGGGCTGACGGAGATCCGCAACGGCTTCGACCTGAAGAAGGAGATGGCCGAGGTCACGGACGCGGTCAACAGCCGCGCCACGGACTCGTCCTCGTCCCCTTCGTCCTCCTCGTCCTCGTCCGGTGGCCGCATCGACATGACGAAGAAGCCCGAAGACCCCGCCAAGGACGAGCGCCCGCCCTTCGACGCGGACGCCACCTGA
- a CDS encoding O-methyltransferase, which translates to MCGFPGPTDTVTPRQPRGQERVITGNRQTSWAFADAFVAEDDALRWARERAREAGLRSVSPGTGAALRLLAASVDAKAVAEIGTGCGVSGIHLLNGMRPDGVLTTVDPEPEHQQFARQAFRACGFASNRARFIPGRALDVLPRLADAGYDLVFCDGDRLEYLDYLAESLRLLRPGGVVAFEGVFGNGRTVDSGPQPTEVLRLRELLRTVRENPELVPSLLPVGDGLLCAVKR; encoded by the coding sequence ATCTGCGGGTTCCCGGGGCCAACGGATACAGTCACGCCGAGGCAACCACGGGGACAGGAGAGGGTCATTACCGGCAACCGGCAGACGAGCTGGGCGTTCGCCGACGCCTTTGTCGCCGAGGACGACGCGCTTCGCTGGGCCCGTGAGCGGGCCCGGGAGGCGGGCCTGCGCTCGGTGTCGCCCGGCACGGGCGCCGCGCTGCGTCTGCTCGCCGCCTCCGTGGACGCCAAGGCGGTCGCGGAGATCGGCACCGGCTGCGGGGTGTCGGGGATCCATCTGCTGAACGGCATGCGGCCGGACGGCGTGCTGACCACCGTGGACCCCGAGCCGGAGCACCAGCAGTTCGCCCGGCAGGCCTTCCGTGCCTGCGGCTTCGCCAGCAACCGGGCCCGCTTCATCCCCGGCCGCGCCCTGGACGTCCTGCCCCGGCTCGCGGACGCCGGCTACGACCTCGTCTTCTGTGACGGCGACCGCCTGGAGTACCTGGACTATCTCGCCGAATCGTTGCGTCTGCTCCGGCCGGGTGGCGTGGTGGCCTTCGAGGGCGTCTTCGGCAACGGCCGGACGGTCGACTCGGGACCGCAGCCCACGGAGGTGCTGCGGCTGCGCGAGCTGCTGCGGACGGTGCGCGAGAACCCGGAGCTGGTGCCCTCACTGCTGCCGGTGGGCGACGGCCTGCTGTGCGCCGTCAAGCGCTGA
- a CDS encoding DivIVA domain-containing protein: MVMFLFLVIALAVVVAAVTLAVVGGGEGATGPLPEVAPERLDDSLPPDRPLGRADVESLRFPLAPRGYRMADVDDALGRLGAELAERDARIADLESALAGAQAAAHVRLDKPGQGDQR; encoded by the coding sequence ATGGTTATGTTCTTGTTCCTGGTCATCGCGCTCGCCGTCGTGGTCGCCGCGGTGACACTCGCCGTGGTGGGCGGCGGCGAGGGCGCCACCGGCCCCCTGCCCGAGGTCGCGCCCGAGCGCCTCGACGACTCGCTGCCCCCGGACCGCCCCCTCGGCCGCGCGGACGTGGAGAGCCTCCGCTTCCCGCTCGCCCCCCGCGGCTACCGCATGGCGGACGTGGACGACGCCCTCGGCCGCCTCGGCGCCGAACTCGCCGAGCGGGACGCCCGTATCGCGGACCTGGAGTCCGCGCTGGCCGGTGCCCAGGCCGCCGCGCACGTCCGGCTGGACAAGCCCGGCCAGGGGGACCAGCGGTGA
- a CDS encoding enoyl-CoA hydratase/isomerase family protein, which yields MADTVLYEVTDGLATITLNRPEAMNALNIAAKVALRDAAQEAAGDASVRAILLTAAGDRAFCVGQDLKEHIGLLAADRETGAGQTMTTVKEHYNPIVRALTGAAKPVVAAVNGVAAGAGFGFALAADYRVVADTAAFNTSFAGVALTADSGISWTLPRVVGPSRAADLLLFPRNISAQDAYELGIANRLVPAAELRAEAEKVARKLADGPTVSYAALKESVAFGLTHSLDETLDKEDELQTRAGRSEDHAIAVQAFVNKEKPKYLGR from the coding sequence ATGGCCGACACCGTGCTCTACGAGGTGACCGACGGGCTCGCGACGATCACGCTGAACCGCCCCGAGGCGATGAACGCGCTGAACATCGCGGCCAAGGTCGCCCTGCGGGACGCGGCACAGGAGGCGGCGGGCGACGCGTCCGTACGGGCGATCCTGCTCACCGCCGCCGGGGACCGGGCGTTCTGCGTGGGCCAGGACCTCAAGGAACACATCGGGCTGCTCGCGGCCGACCGCGAGACGGGGGCCGGGCAGACGATGACCACGGTGAAGGAGCACTACAACCCCATCGTGCGGGCCCTCACCGGGGCTGCGAAGCCGGTCGTCGCGGCGGTGAACGGGGTCGCGGCCGGGGCCGGCTTCGGTTTCGCGCTGGCGGCGGACTACCGAGTGGTGGCGGACACCGCGGCCTTCAACACGTCGTTCGCCGGGGTGGCGCTGACCGCCGACTCCGGGATCTCCTGGACGCTGCCGCGGGTCGTGGGCCCCTCGCGCGCCGCGGACCTGCTGCTCTTCCCGCGCAACATCAGCGCGCAGGACGCGTACGAGCTCGGTATCGCCAACCGGCTCGTGCCGGCCGCCGAGCTGCGGGCCGAGGCCGAGAAAGTCGCCCGGAAATTGGCCGACGGACCGACGGTGTCCTACGCGGCGCTCAAGGAGTCGGTCGCCTTCGGGCTCACGCACTCCCTGGACGAGACGCTGGACAAGGAGGACGAGCTGCAGACCCGTGCGGGCAGGTCCGAGGACCACGCGATCGCGGTGCAGGCGTTCGTGAACAAGGAGAAGCCGAAGTATCTGGGCCGGTGA